Proteins found in one Muntiacus reevesi chromosome 2, mMunRee1.1, whole genome shotgun sequence genomic segment:
- the HMX2 gene encoding homeobox protein HMX2, translating into MGSKEDAGKGCPAAGGVSSFTIQSILGGGPSEAPREPAVWPARKRSLSVSSEEEEPDDGWKAPACFCPDPHGPKEPGSKHHPPIPFPCLGTPKSSGGAGPASSERKPFLSSAHPDFKEEKDRLLAAGSPSPGPERPRDSGGAERQAGAAKKKTRTVFSRSQVYQLESTFDMKRYLSSSERACLASSLQLTETQVKTWFQNRRNKWKRQLSAELEAANMAHASAQTLVGMPLVFRDSSLLRVPVPRSLAFPAPLYYPGSNLSALPLYNLYNKLDY; encoded by the exons ATGGGCAGCAAGGAAGATGCGGGCAAGGGGTGTCCGGCGGCCGGCGGCGTCTCCAGCTTCACCATTCAGTCCATCCTGGGCGGGGGCCCCTCGGAGGCGCCGAGGGAGCCGGCCGTCTGGCCGGCCAGGAAGCGCAGCCTGTCCGTGTCCTCGGAGGAGGAGGAGCCGGACGACGGCTGGAAGGCACCCGCCTGCTTCTGCCCAGACCCGCACGGCCCCAAGGAGCCCGGCTCCAAGCACCACCCCCCCATCCCCTTTCCTTGCCTGG GTACCCCCAAGAGCAGCGGAGGCGCGGGGCCGGCGAGCTCGGAGCGcaagcctttcctttcttctgcgcACCCGGACTTTAAGGAAGAGAAGGACAGGCTCCTGGCCGCGGGCTCGCCGTCGCCGGGGCCCGAGCGGCCGCGGGACAGCGGCGGCGCCGAGCGGCAGGCGGGCGCGGCCAAGAAGAAGACGCGCACGGTCTTCTCGCGCAGCCAAGTGTACCAGCTCGAGTCCACCTTCGACATGAAGCGCTACCTGAGCAGCTCGGAGCGCGCCTGCCTCGCCTCCAGCCTGCAGCTCACCGAGACCCAGGTCAAGACTTGGTTCCAGAACCGCCGCAACAAGTGGAAGCGGCAGCTCTCTGCCGAACTGGAGGCGGCCAACATGGCGCACGCGTCGGCGCAGACTCTGGTGGGCATGCCGCTGGTGTTCCGGGACAGCTCGCTGCTGCGCGTGCCGGTGCCGCGCTCGCTCGCCTTCCCCGCGCCGCTCTACTACCCGGGCAGCAACCTCTCGGCCTTACCTCTCTACAACCTCTACAACAAGCTCGACTACTGA